Proteins from a single region of Hyla sarda isolate aHylSar1 unplaced genomic scaffold, aHylSar1.hap1 scaffold_518, whole genome shotgun sequence:
- the LOC130338366 gene encoding oocyte zinc finger protein XlCOF7.1-like isoform X2 — protein MDMAGEDYTVMKKSSSGRTLSPIPGPPPHSLIHEEMDEQKIRELINKMMELLTGEVPIRCQDVAVYFSMEEWEYVEGHKDQYKDQVMMEDQQPLTSPVRSSKRTAPERCPRPLLPQDDQGEGPNNINAPETDVSSDEQYKEDIPTGKEFIYINATDIRKEEETDVSGNEQYKENIQTEKDLIYINATDIRKEEETDVSGNEQYKKNIQTEKDLIYINATDIKEEEETCER, from the exons atggatatggctggagag gattacacagtaatgaagaagtcctctagtggaagaaccctgagcccaatcccggggcccccacctcactccctgatacatgaggaaatggatgaacagaagatccgagaactcatcaacaagatgatggagctgctgactggagag gttcctataaggtgtcaggacgtggcggtctatttctccatggaggagtgggagtatgtagaaggacacaaggatcagtacaaggatcaggtcatgatggaggatcagcagcccctcacatcaccag tcagatccagtaagagaacagcaccagagaggtgtccccgtcctcttcttccacaggatgatcag ggagaaggtccgaacaatattaatgctccagagacagatgtgagcagtgatgagcagtataaggaggacattcctacagggaaagagttcatctatattaatgctacagacataaggaaagaagaagagacagatgtgagtggtaatgagcagtataaggagaacattcaaacagagaaagatctgatctatattaatgctacagacataaggaaagaagaagagacagatgtgagtggtaatgagcagtataagaaGAACATTCAaacagagaaagatctgatctatattaatgctacagacataaaggaagaagaagagacatgtGAGCGGTGA
- the LOC130338366 gene encoding oocyte zinc finger protein XlCOF7.1-like isoform X1 yields the protein MERHRNKMADRIINLTLQILFRLTGEDYTVMKKSSSGRTLSPIPGPPPHSLIHEEMDEQKIRELINKMMELLTGEVPIRCQDVAVYFSMEEWEYVEGHKDQYKDQVMMEDQQPLTSPVRSSKRTAPERCPRPLLPQDDQGEGPNNINAPETDVSSDEQYKEDIPTGKEFIYINATDIRKEEETDVSGNEQYKENIQTEKDLIYINATDIRKEEETDVSGNEQYKKNIQTEKDLIYINATDIKEEEETCER from the exons atggagagacacaggaacaagatggccgacaggatcataaacctcaccctacagatactcttccggcttactggagag gattacacagtaatgaagaagtcctctagtggaagaaccctgagcccaatcccggggcccccacctcactccctgatacatgaggaaatggatgaacagaagatccgagaactcatcaacaagatgatggagctgctgactggagag gttcctataaggtgtcaggacgtggcggtctatttctccatggaggagtgggagtatgtagaaggacacaaggatcagtacaaggatcaggtcatgatggaggatcagcagcccctcacatcaccag tcagatccagtaagagaacagcaccagagaggtgtccccgtcctcttcttccacaggatgatcag ggagaaggtccgaacaatattaatgctccagagacagatgtgagcagtgatgagcagtataaggaggacattcctacagggaaagagttcatctatattaatgctacagacataaggaaagaagaagagacagatgtgagtggtaatgagcagtataaggagaacattcaaacagagaaagatctgatctatattaatgctacagacataaggaaagaagaagagacagatgtgagtggtaatgagcagtataagaaGAACATTCAaacagagaaagatctgatctatattaatgctacagacataaaggaagaagaagagacatgtGAGCGGTGA
- the LOC130338365 gene encoding oocyte zinc finger protein XlCOF7.1-like isoform X1, whose amino-acid sequence MERDRNKMADRIINLTLQILFQLTGEDYTVVKKSSSGCCRAPVCEGWGRTLSPIPGPPPHSLIHEEMEKQKIRELINKMMELLTGEVPIRCQDVAVYFSMEEWEYVEGHKDQYKDQVMMEDQQLLTSPVRSSKRTAPERCPRPLLPQDDQGEDPNNINARETDVSGDEQYKENIPTEKDLIYINGTDMKEEEKTDISSSEQYKEDIPIGNDLIYNNIRDLREKKETDVSGDEQYMEDIPTGNRPDSCTRRSEENLISSDYKADDDITQDTYEEHSIIPDTPSALHIQDLSSHPYIQVLSSQSSQKGHRRGVGHHQAHTGKKTYSCSECGNCFTFKTGLVVHQRTHKREKPFSCSGCGKCFTQQSHLVTHQRTHTGEKPFSCSECRKCFTQQSHLVSHQRTHTGEKPFSCAECGKCFAQQSDLIKHRRTHTGEKPFSCAECGKCFTQQSTLVKHQRTHTGEKPFSCAECGKCFAQQSDVVKHQRTHTGVKPFSCSECGNCFTDKSSLVRHLRIHTGEKPIQSSK is encoded by the exons atggagagagacaggaacaagatggccgacaggatcataaacctcaccctacagatactcttccagcttactggagag gattacacagtagtgaagaagtcctctagtgggtgctgtcgggcccctgtgtgtgaaggatggggaagaaccctgagcccaatcccggggcccccacctcactccctgatacatgaggaaatggagaaacagaagatccgagaactgatcaacaagatgatggagctgctgactggagag gttcctataaggtgtcaggacgtggcggtctatttctccatggaggagtgggagtatgtagaaggacacaaggatcagtacaaggatcaggtcatgatggaggatcagcagctcctcacatcaccag tcagatccagtaagagaacagcaccagagaggtgtccccgtcctcttctcccacaggatgatcag ggagaagatccgaacaatattaatgctcgagagacagatgtgagcggtgatgagcagtataaggagaacattcctacagagaaagatctcATCTATATTAACGGTACAGAcatgaaggaagaagaaaagacagaTATAAGCAGcagtgagcagtataaggaggacattcctatagGGAACGATCTGATCTATAATAATATTAGAgatttaagggaaaaaaaagaaacagatgtgagcggtgatgagcagtatatggaggacattcctacaggtaaccgcccag attcttgtaccaggagatcagaggagaatcttatatcttcagattataaagcagatgatgatatcacacaagatacatatgaagaacattccattatcccagatacaccctcagcccttcacatccaagatctgtcatctcatccttatatacaggtcctgtcttctcagtcatcacagaaaggtcacagaaggggtgttggacatcatcaagctcatacaggaaagaaaacatactcatgttcagaatgtgggaactgttttacttttaaaacaggtcttgttgtacatcagagaactcacaaaagagagaagccgttttcatgttcaggatgtgggaaatgttttactcagcaatcacatcttgttacacatcaaagaactcacacaggggaaaagccattttcatgctcagaatgtagaaaatgttttactcagcaatcacatcttgtttcacatcaaagaactcacacaggagagaagccattttcatgtgcagaatgtgggaaatgttttgctcagcAATCAGATCTTATTAAACATCggcgaactcacacaggggagaagccattttcatgtgcagagtgtgggaaatgttttactcagcaatcaactcttgttaaacatcaaagaactcacacaggggagaagccattttcatgtgcagagtgtgggaaatgttttgctcagcAATCAGatgttgttaaacatcaaagaactcacacaggggtaaagccattttcatgttcagaatgtgggaattgttttactgacaaatcaagtcttgttagacatctaagaattcacacaggagagaagccaattcagagcagtaaatga
- the LOC130338365 gene encoding oocyte zinc finger protein XlCOF7.1-like isoform X2, which translates to MDMTGEDYTVVKKSSSGCCRAPVCEGWGRTLSPIPGPPPHSLIHEEMEKQKIRELINKMMELLTGEVPIRCQDVAVYFSMEEWEYVEGHKDQYKDQVMMEDQQLLTSPVRSSKRTAPERCPRPLLPQDDQGEDPNNINARETDVSGDEQYKENIPTEKDLIYINGTDMKEEEKTDISSSEQYKEDIPIGNDLIYNNIRDLREKKETDVSGDEQYMEDIPTGNRPDSCTRRSEENLISSDYKADDDITQDTYEEHSIIPDTPSALHIQDLSSHPYIQVLSSQSSQKGHRRGVGHHQAHTGKKTYSCSECGNCFTFKTGLVVHQRTHKREKPFSCSGCGKCFTQQSHLVTHQRTHTGEKPFSCSECRKCFTQQSHLVSHQRTHTGEKPFSCAECGKCFAQQSDLIKHRRTHTGEKPFSCAECGKCFTQQSTLVKHQRTHTGEKPFSCAECGKCFAQQSDVVKHQRTHTGVKPFSCSECGNCFTDKSSLVRHLRIHTGEKPIQSSK; encoded by the exons atggatatgaccggagag gattacacagtagtgaagaagtcctctagtgggtgctgtcgggcccctgtgtgtgaaggatggggaagaaccctgagcccaatcccggggcccccacctcactccctgatacatgaggaaatggagaaacagaagatccgagaactgatcaacaagatgatggagctgctgactggagag gttcctataaggtgtcaggacgtggcggtctatttctccatggaggagtgggagtatgtagaaggacacaaggatcagtacaaggatcaggtcatgatggaggatcagcagctcctcacatcaccag tcagatccagtaagagaacagcaccagagaggtgtccccgtcctcttctcccacaggatgatcag ggagaagatccgaacaatattaatgctcgagagacagatgtgagcggtgatgagcagtataaggagaacattcctacagagaaagatctcATCTATATTAACGGTACAGAcatgaaggaagaagaaaagacagaTATAAGCAGcagtgagcagtataaggaggacattcctatagGGAACGATCTGATCTATAATAATATTAGAgatttaagggaaaaaaaagaaacagatgtgagcggtgatgagcagtatatggaggacattcctacaggtaaccgcccag attcttgtaccaggagatcagaggagaatcttatatcttcagattataaagcagatgatgatatcacacaagatacatatgaagaacattccattatcccagatacaccctcagcccttcacatccaagatctgtcatctcatccttatatacaggtcctgtcttctcagtcatcacagaaaggtcacagaaggggtgttggacatcatcaagctcatacaggaaagaaaacatactcatgttcagaatgtgggaactgttttacttttaaaacaggtcttgttgtacatcagagaactcacaaaagagagaagccgttttcatgttcaggatgtgggaaatgttttactcagcaatcacatcttgttacacatcaaagaactcacacaggggaaaagccattttcatgctcagaatgtagaaaatgttttactcagcaatcacatcttgtttcacatcaaagaactcacacaggagagaagccattttcatgtgcagaatgtgggaaatgttttgctcagcAATCAGATCTTATTAAACATCggcgaactcacacaggggagaagccattttcatgtgcagagtgtgggaaatgttttactcagcaatcaactcttgttaaacatcaaagaactcacacaggggagaagccattttcatgtgcagagtgtgggaaatgttttgctcagcAATCAGatgttgttaaacatcaaagaactcacacaggggtaaagccattttcatgttcagaatgtgggaattgttttactgacaaatcaagtcttgttagacatctaagaattcacacaggagagaagccaattcagagcagtaaatga